A window of Parasynechococcus marenigrum WH 8102 contains these coding sequences:
- a CDS encoding alpha/beta fold hydrolase: MKSLLDGLIPELLDPQARDLALQVQWWPLQSLGLETPFPVAVVGQGPPLLMLHGFDSSFLEFRRLAPLLADRFQLFIPDLFGFGFSPRPPQAAYGPEAVLQHLEALVAHLDADGAIGVIGASMGGAVAVELAQRQPERIHQLLLLAPAGLTGRPMPVPPLLDRLGAWFLGRPGVRRGLCRQAFADPDGQVGPPEEQIASLHLQCPGWAEALAAFARSGGFAGCGEPLPPQPLHVIWGADDRILRAPLKQAAESLLQHPAETFEACGHLPHIDQPQRVADRCLELLVS; this comes from the coding sequence TTGAAAAGCCTGCTCGATGGTTTGATCCCCGAGCTGCTGGACCCGCAGGCCAGGGACCTGGCGCTGCAGGTGCAGTGGTGGCCGTTGCAGAGTCTGGGCCTTGAAACTCCCTTCCCTGTGGCTGTGGTCGGTCAGGGGCCTCCGCTGCTGATGCTGCATGGTTTTGACAGCAGCTTTCTGGAATTTCGGCGTCTGGCGCCATTGTTGGCCGATCGCTTTCAGCTGTTCATCCCCGATCTGTTCGGATTTGGCTTTTCGCCGCGTCCGCCGCAGGCGGCCTACGGCCCGGAGGCTGTCCTTCAGCACCTCGAGGCACTGGTGGCGCATCTCGATGCCGATGGGGCCATCGGTGTGATCGGAGCCTCGATGGGTGGTGCGGTGGCGGTGGAGCTGGCCCAACGTCAGCCGGAGAGAATTCATCAGTTGCTGTTGTTAGCTCCAGCTGGGCTGACGGGCCGGCCCATGCCGGTCCCGCCCCTGCTTGATCGGCTTGGCGCCTGGTTTCTCGGTCGGCCTGGGGTGCGTCGCGGGCTTTGCCGCCAGGCCTTTGCTGATCCGGATGGGCAGGTGGGCCCGCCGGAGGAACAGATCGCATCGCTGCATCTGCAATGTCCAGGGTGGGCTGAGGCCCTGGCAGCGTTTGCCCGCAGCGGTGGCTTCGCCGGTTGTGGTGAGCCGTTGCCACCGCAGCCCCTGCACGTGATCTGGGGCGCTGATGATCGAATCCTGCGTGCACCGCTCAAGCAGGCGGCCGAAAGTTTGCTGCAGCACCCAGCCGAAACCTTTGAGGCCTGCGGTCATCTCCCCCACATCGATCAGCCGCAACGGGTTGCTGACCGCTGCCTGGAGCTGCTGGTTTCATGA